The Sandaracinaceae bacterium nucleotide sequence GCGCGTGGCCGGCGTGCCCGAGGACGCCCTCCCCGTGGTGCGCGAGCGGCTGGAGCGCGTCTCCCAGACGGGCGTGCCCCACTACTTCGGCGCCCAGCGCTTCGGGCGCGGCGGCCAGAACCTCGCCCTGGCCGCGCGGTGGCTGCTCGACGGCGCCCGCCCGCCGCGCAAGCCGTTCCACCGGAAGCTCCAGGTCTCCACGCTCCAGTCCGCGATGTTCAACGCGCTCCTGGCCGATCGGCTGCGGGACGGGCTCTTCGACGCCGCCCTGGACGGCGACCTCATGCAGAAGGAGGAGAGCGGCGGCATGTTCGTCAGCCACGACCCGGCCGACGACGCGCGCGTGAAGGCGTTCGAGATCAGCCCGACCGGGCCGATGTTCGGGGCCAAGATGCGCTGGCCCGAGGGCGAGGCGCTCGCCCGTGAGGAGGCGACGCTCGAGGCGTGGGGCCTCTCGCGCGAGGCGCTCGGCAAGTTCAAGAAGGTGGGGGCCGGGACGCGGCGTCCCTATCGCGTCCGGGTCGACGAGCCGAGCCTCGCGGCGGACGCGGACGGGCTCCACCTGTCCTTCGGGCTCCCGAGCGGCGCCTACGCCACGGTGGTGCTGCGCGAGCTCCTCCACGCGGACCCGACCTGAGGCGGACACGGCTCGGCCGTCCCCGGCTGGAGCGCTCATTCGCTTGCACTTGCAACGAATATGCGCCAAGCCGACGGGCGCGTTGCCCCACCTCGCACCTACCCCTAGCTTCGAGCGCGCGTGGCGGGAATCGGTCCCGCTCATCGGCCGTTGAGCCGCCTCGCTGGGGGCACGCATCTGTAACGAACGGCGCCGGACGCCGTCAGAGTCGGAGAAATCGTGGACATTCAGGAACGGCTGACAGCGTTTGCGATGCTCGGCGCCGAGTGGGTCATGTGGCTCCTCGTGGTGCTGTCGGTGATCGTGCTCGCCATCGTGCTCGAGCGCGCGTACTACCTCATCGCCACGCGCGACGACGTCGACGCCCTCAAGAAGTCCCTGCTGGACCGCCTGCGCGGCGACGACGTCGAGGGCGCGAAGAAGCGCCTCAAGGCGAGCCGCTCGTTCGAGGCCCGCATCGCCCTCGCCGGCCTCGAGGGGGCCGATGACGGCGCCGCGAGCGCCGAGGAGAAGATGTCCGGCGAGTCCGGGCTCGCGAAGCTCGCGATGGAGCGCAACCTCGCCTTCGTCGGCACCGTCGGCAACAACGCCCCGTTCGTGGGGCTGCTCGGCACCGTCATCGGGATCATCCGCGCCTTCCACGAGCTGGAGACGAGCGGCGGGCAGGTCTCGAGCGGCCTGATGAGCGAGATCGGCGAGGCGCTCGTCGCCACCGCGATCGGCCTCCTGGTGGCCCTCCCGGCCGTCGCCTTCTTCAACCTCTTCCAGCGCTCCATCCGAGCCCGGCTGGCCCGCGGCAACGCGCTGGGCAGCGAGGTGCTCGCCTACCTCAAGAGCGAGCCGGTGCCGGCGGGGGGCCCGTTCCGCACCAAGGGCAAGGTCAAGAAGTCGAGCGCCAAGACCGACGACACGTCGTCCGACGCGGAAGACGAGGGCTGAGCCATGGCAGGCGGCGCCAACTTCGACGGTGACGACGACATCATCACCGACATCAACGTCACCCCGTTGGTGGACATCGTCCTGGTGCTGCTGATCATTCTCATGGTCACCGCCAGCTACATCGTCTCCAAGAGCATCCCGATGGACCTGCCCAACGCGGACACCGGGGACGAGTCCCCTCCGCGCACGCTGACCGTTTCGGTCGACGAGGGGGGGCAGCTCTACCTCGACGCCGAGGAGATCGAGTGGGCGGACCTGCGGAGCCGCGCGCGCGCCTTCGCGAGCTCGGAGTCCGAGCCCCGGGCCGTCATCGCGGCCGACCGACGGGTCAGCCACGGCGAGTTCATCCGGATCGTCGACACGCTCCGCGCGGCCGGCATCACCCGCTACGCGATCAACGTGAACCCCGCGGAGCTGGACGCGGAGTGATCGGCCCGAGAACGGGCCTATCCTGAGAGCGATGCGACGCGCGAACCGAACCCACACCTCGACCCGTGGCCCGACCGGTCCCATGGTGTGAGCGGTGCGGTTCTATCTCACGCTCGCGATCAGCCTCGCGCTCCACGCCGCCATGGCCTTCGGCATGGTGGTCGTGCTGCCGATGCTCGACGTCTTCGAGCCCCCGGCGCCGCTGATGGTGGAGATGGTGACCCTCGAGCCGGAGCCCGAGCCGGAGCTCGCGCCGCCCGCCGAGCCGGAGCCGGCCGAGCCAGAGGTCGTCGAGCCGGAGCCCGTGGTCGAGCCCGAGCGCGTCGTGCAGCGCGACCCCACCCCCGTCCCGCCGCAGGCGCCCGACGAGCCGCCGCCCCCGGACGCGCCGCCGCCGGCCGAGGAGGCGATCGCCGACTTCACCGGCGAGACGCTGACCAACGATCAGGGCGCGTCCTGGAACAGCGCGACGGGCAACGGCGCCGTGATGGAGGGCCCCATCGGGCAGCCCAACGCGACCGTGACGGGGCGCCGCCGTGAAGGGGCGCGGGGCGGCGCGATCGGCGGAACGGGGGATGGTGAGCCCGGCCCGCGCACCGTCGCGGTGGGCAATCTCTCTCGCTCTCCGGGCGCGCCCCTGGGCCGCCTGCGGCAGCTGCTCCGCCAGAACGTGCCTCGACGCGCCGAGGAGCTCGGCCTCGAGGGCGACGCCCGCGTGCGCATCCGCGTCCGCGCCGACGGCCGGGTGGTGACCCTCGCCGTGCTCAGCGAAGATCACGACGGGTTCGGCGAGGCCTGCCGCAGGACGATCCGCGCGGCCGGCCGCTGGGAGCCGCCGCTGGATCGCAACGGAGAGGCGGTGGACACGGTGACCACGTTCCGCTGCACCTTCGAGAGCGACTTCTGACTGCGGGTGGGCAGAACCCCGACGTAACAATCCGTTGCCACGAAACGCGCGATCGACGATGATGGACGCATGCGCGCGCCTCGGTGGTCAGGGTTGGTGTGCGCGGCGCTTCTCGGGCTGATCTTCACGCCCGCCGCCGCGCTCGCTCAGGACGACGTTCCCCTCGGGGAGTTCAACGTCATGCGCTTCTCACCAGCGCCTGGCCCGATGAACTACTTCATGGTCGAGGGCGCCCAGACGCCCGGGCACCTGTCGGGGTCGGCCGGGCTCGTCATCGACTACGCGCACCAGCCGTTCATGCTGTGGAACGCGAACTGCGCGCCCGACGGCACGGACTGCGAGGTCGACGGGGAGCGCGCGGCCCTCGTCGAGTACGTCGCGGCGGCCCACATCACGGGCACGTTCACGCTCTTCGATCGACTGCAGCTCGGCCTGGTCGTGCCGCTCGTGCTCACCAGCGGCGAGGCCTTCGAGTACTCCACGCCGGACGGCTCGCTCGTGGGGCTGACCGGCGGCGACGCCTTCGCGCTCGCCGACCCCCGCTTCCACGCGAAGGGGCGCATCTTCACCGACGCCGACAGCGGCTTCTCGCTCGGCGCGAGCGCCTTCGTCACCTTCCCCACCGGCGCCGCGATCGCGCCCGAGCGGTACGTCGGTGACAGCCTCCCGACCTTCGGCGGGCACGTCATCGCGGAGATCCTCACGAGCGGCTTCCACGCCTCGCTCAACGTGGGCGGCATGTGGCGCGAGGAGACGACCCTCTTCTCCACCACGGTGGGCCCGCAGCTGACCTACGGCGCGGGCGTCGGCTACGACATCACCACGCTCGTGGGCGTGTTCGGCGAGGTCACCGGCGCGTCGACCTTCAGCGGGCAGATCGACGAGCACTGGCTCGAGTACCGCGCGGGCGGTCGCCTCCGCGTGTCCGACTTCGACATCTCCCTCGCCGGCGGCGGCGGCATGCCGGGCCTCGCGGGCGTCGGCACCCCGCTCTTCCGCGTGATGGCCGGCTTCCAGTGGGCGCCCATCCACCTCGACACCGACGGCGACGGCGTGGAAGACGCGAGCGACGCGTGCCCGAGCGAAGCCGAGGACCTGGACTCCTGGGAGGACGAGGACGGCTGCCCGGAGGCCGACAACGACGGCGACGGACTCGACGACGGCGAGGACCCCTGCCCCGACGAAGCCGAGGACATGGACGGCTTCGAGGACGAAGACGGCTGCCCCGACCGCGACAACGACGGCGACGGCATCCAGGACGGCTACGACAGCTGCCCGGACGCGGCCGAGGACATGGACGGGGACC carries:
- a CDS encoding thrombospondin type 3 repeat-containing protein translates to MRAPRWSGLVCAALLGLIFTPAAALAQDDVPLGEFNVMRFSPAPGPMNYFMVEGAQTPGHLSGSAGLVIDYAHQPFMLWNANCAPDGTDCEVDGERAALVEYVAAAHITGTFTLFDRLQLGLVVPLVLTSGEAFEYSTPDGSLVGLTGGDAFALADPRFHAKGRIFTDADSGFSLGASAFVTFPTGAAIAPERYVGDSLPTFGGHVIAEILTSGFHASLNVGGMWREETTLFSTTVGPQLTYGAGVGYDITTLVGVFGEVTGASTFSGQIDEHWLEYRAGGRLRVSDFDISLAGGGGMPGLAGVGTPLFRVMAGFQWAPIHLDTDGDGVEDASDACPSEAEDLDSWEDEDGCPEADNDGDGLDDGEDPCPDEAEDMDGFEDEDGCPDRDNDGDGIQDGYDSCPDAAEDMDGDRDEDGCPDNDTDRDGIEDGQDQCPEEPEDFDGYGDEDGCPETDFDEDGVPDDTDQCPDQPEDLDGFEDEDGCPEEGGPPAEEPARRGRRRGR
- a CDS encoding energy transducer TonB; translation: MRFYLTLAISLALHAAMAFGMVVVLPMLDVFEPPAPLMVEMVTLEPEPEPELAPPAEPEPAEPEVVEPEPVVEPERVVQRDPTPVPPQAPDEPPPPDAPPPAEEAIADFTGETLTNDQGASWNSATGNGAVMEGPIGQPNATVTGRRREGARGGAIGGTGDGEPGPRTVAVGNLSRSPGAPLGRLRQLLRQNVPRRAEELGLEGDARVRIRVRADGRVVTLAVLSEDHDGFGEACRRTIRAAGRWEPPLDRNGEAVDTVTTFRCTFESDF
- a CDS encoding tRNA pseudouridine(13) synthase TruD; protein product: MDLQAAADVTLLPRLTEGGPALEGRIREQPEDFRVVEIPAYLPAGEGDHLFVRFRKTGLDTPEAVKRIAALLEVDAREAGWAGLKDRHAITEQWASFLFGDAAKLEGAALEGVEILEAARHGNKLRTGHLAGNRFALRVAGVPEDALPVVRERLERVSQTGVPHYFGAQRFGRGGQNLALAARWLLDGARPPRKPFHRKLQVSTLQSAMFNALLADRLRDGLFDAALDGDLMQKEESGGMFVSHDPADDARVKAFEISPTGPMFGAKMRWPEGEALAREEATLEAWGLSREALGKFKKVGAGTRRPYRVRVDEPSLAADADGLHLSFGLPSGAYATVVLRELLHADPT
- a CDS encoding MotA/TolQ/ExbB proton channel family protein, whose translation is MDIQERLTAFAMLGAEWVMWLLVVLSVIVLAIVLERAYYLIATRDDVDALKKSLLDRLRGDDVEGAKKRLKASRSFEARIALAGLEGADDGAASAEEKMSGESGLAKLAMERNLAFVGTVGNNAPFVGLLGTVIGIIRAFHELETSGGQVSSGLMSEIGEALVATAIGLLVALPAVAFFNLFQRSIRARLARGNALGSEVLAYLKSEPVPAGGPFRTKGKVKKSSAKTDDTSSDAEDEG
- a CDS encoding biopolymer transporter ExbD, coding for MAGGANFDGDDDIITDINVTPLVDIVLVLLIILMVTASYIVSKSIPMDLPNADTGDESPPRTLTVSVDEGGQLYLDAEEIEWADLRSRARAFASSESEPRAVIAADRRVSHGEFIRIVDTLRAAGITRYAINVNPAELDAE